The following are encoded together in the Acidobacteriota bacterium genome:
- a CDS encoding rhodanese-like domain-containing protein — protein MGATITGSAHEISRDEIRSRLSDATLRIVDVLARASFKSSHIPGAVSLPLADLPARARAVLPDLSQSIAVYCASFT, from the coding sequence ATGGGAGCGACGATCACCGGATCGGCCCACGAGATCTCGCGCGACGAGATTCGATCGCGCCTCTCGGATGCCACGCTCCGGATCGTCGACGTGCTGGCGCGCGCCTCCTTCAAGTCGTCCCACATCCCGGGGGCCGTCAGCCTCCCGCTCGCCGATCTTCCCGCCCGCGCGCGCGCCGTTCTTCCCGATCTCTCCCAGTCGATCGCCGTCTACTGCGCCAGCTTCACATGA
- a CDS encoding two pore domain potassium channel family protein produces the protein MGYTDVRHYAGGLADWKASGESIESGAAAAPRRVSAAAIDLLAERTIGGLFALWFAVILAFGVLYWLADTWHGHGLLAGSNPVDASIEGFLQALYFSFVTALSIGYGDVVPVGPARPLAIAEGAAGLIIFGCVISKLVSRKQEDMVEEIHRIAFEDRLGRVRSNLHLVLSELQQIAGACEGRTVDPVRMMARIESATTVFVGELRTVHDLLYRPQQVPDEEVLESILASLAAGLNELADLLASQRELKRSAPFSSTLRSVSTLAEEICGECVPRSHAPSLKSWMDRVQALSRSLA, from the coding sequence ATGGGCTACACCGACGTGCGCCACTATGCCGGAGGTCTCGCCGACTGGAAGGCGAGCGGTGAGAGTATCGAGTCGGGAGCGGCGGCGGCCCCGAGGCGAGTGTCCGCGGCCGCGATCGATCTCCTCGCCGAGCGGACGATCGGCGGCCTCTTCGCCCTCTGGTTCGCCGTCATCCTCGCCTTCGGCGTCCTGTACTGGCTGGCCGACACCTGGCACGGCCACGGCCTCCTCGCCGGCTCCAACCCTGTCGACGCGTCGATCGAGGGATTTCTCCAGGCCCTCTACTTCAGCTTCGTGACCGCCCTGTCGATCGGCTACGGGGACGTCGTCCCCGTCGGGCCGGCGCGGCCGCTCGCGATCGCCGAGGGGGCGGCGGGGCTCATCATCTTCGGCTGCGTCATCTCGAAGCTCGTCTCGCGGAAGCAGGAGGACATGGTCGAGGAGATCCACCGGATCGCGTTCGAGGACCGGCTCGGCCGCGTGCGATCGAACCTGCACCTCGTCCTCTCGGAGCTGCAGCAGATCGCGGGAGCGTGCGAAGGCCGAACGGTCGATCCCGTGAGGATGATGGCGCGCATCGAGAGCGCCACGACCGTCTTCGTCGGGGAGCTGCGCACCGTGCACGACCTTCTCTACCGGCCGCAGCAGGTCCCCGACGAGGAGGTCCTCGAGTCGATCCTCGCGAGCCTGGCCGCCGGATTGAACGAGCTGGCGGACCTCCTCGCCTCCCAGCGCGAGCTGAAGCGCTCCGCCCCCTTCTCGTCCACGCTCCGCTCCGTCTCGACGCTCGCCGAGGAGATCTGCGGCGAGTGCGTCCCCCGCTCCCACGCCCCCTCGCTCAAGAGCTGGATGGATCGCGTGCAGGCGCTCTCGCGGTCCCTCGCCTGA